Within Carassius carassius chromosome 8, fCarCar2.1, whole genome shotgun sequence, the genomic segment AAGAAGCGTCAAGAAGACTGAAGTGAAgaagtttgtgatgtttttaatcggtaaaagaaggaaatattgttttgcgatcgccagaaagaagaagaagttgtTGTTATCTGTATTTGCCAGTTGCCCAGAAGAGGAAGAAGTTATCTGCCATGGCTGTAAGTAATGAAAAATTCGGTTCTTAGGCCAAAAGTGTTTGTCACACTCACTGTATGTCTCTGCTTAACGTTAAtagttaaaatggtaaaatgtacattaaattatCAATGAATATTTTGTTAGACATGAAGTGAAACGATAGCACAACGATAACTGTTTTGTTATGAGCTttagtaaagttacaaagacaCGATGCTGACTTCACACAGGCACATTATAAGGCTACCAACACTGCTGTGtttactttcataatgtctaTATTGCTCCTAACTGTATCCtgataaaatgtatgtgcattgattcatccttcatgttttttttttatatccctgacacataatactgatctctctctcactcacacacacacacagacacacacacacttcacctctCTCACATACATGTACTCCCCTGGCCCCACGCAAAACACATggaatatatttaatgatatacacTGACAACTCTTGCACAGTAACTTGTTTGAGCAACCACACAATTCACTATGTCTTACTATGTCTCTGTTCGTGGCAAATCTTTGTATCCttctatatacacataatatttatcatgttttacagGATCCTACACCTCTGCAGTCCAAACCTGATCCAGAACGGTTCTGCCGTGATGGGGGGGTTTGAATGTCCCTGCTGCAGTTTCACCACTGAAGAGAAGTTCTCTTTTACACTTCACCTAGAGAACCACATAAGTCATGCAGTGGACCATGGAGGTATGGTGAGAGTATGTCTTTAGATAATgattggtttttgtgtttttaaataatatatgcatgtatatgtatgttgtataatctaaatatgtatgtgaatctcaaagaacaacaagatgaactgtagtttcttgggaaccactaaagtgatgagaatattgttgttatttatctatgtgtgttttgtaacttgctgtgtacactacacttttgttaatttttttttctacaatcctACAGGTTACTTCATCTTAAAATGAATGGCCCATGGAAGATCATTAAAACCAAGGTACGAGAATgcaataatcatttttttttcagtccttgttctgtagttttttgtataagaaaaaaattaattatacatttaaatatttgatagaatATTCCAACCCAGAGAGAGGGACTGGATTGTGGTCTGTTCATGCTGATGGTAAGCTGTGAATTACAGATTCTGAGCATTTATGGTGATGGcagaagtttagtttagtttacatgcAGTATTTAGATGAATACGGTCGCGTTATCTGTACGTTACAGTAAATTTGTGTCAGTTAGTTTCAATATTTGAATTTTCTCAATGgtatttgttgtctgtttcaGTATGCACTCTATATAGCCCTGGACTGGACATTTGACTTTAGCCAGGTGATGATCTCAAATTTTCTTTTGgaaggttttccttttttatttatttatattttccagaagttttttcaaatgcattctcagttttttattttgtgttttatctgtTAGGATAACATCCCGCAGCTCAGAAGGTGGTGGTGTAGTTTGCTCTTGCAAAACATGTCACATCCAATGTACACACAActggttaatgaaatgaaattgattCTTCTGCATTCAAACTACCCAGACACACTAAATGTTTCCTCCTAGAATGTTAAGCGGTAGCAAAACTTTGGAGAGGCCACAATattgaatgtttagaaatgtgttgAATGCTTTGAGTGGTTGGAAATACTAAAAAGATGCTCTACAAATGGTCCATTTACCTAACCTTTGAGTCTGTCTTTAGGTTGTCGGAGTCCACCATCACCAAACAGCCAGCTAGTACGGAAACTGTGATGGGTCAAGATGACAGTGATgaggtaaaaactttttttttttttttttttttttttgtgaaaataattatagtaattttagatttaccccacaaacacagtttattttgtactttcCACAGAAGATCGAAGAGGAACTGAAGAGGAAGTTCGAAGAGGAACATAAGGGACATTGGTGTAGCATGGTGCTGGGTTCAGAGCCACTGTCAGCTGTTCCATGGAGAGGTGACAGAGCCTGAATTTCTTCAGATGGACGAAGAAAAACGGTCTAATATAATCAAAGACTACCTGAAAAGAGAGACTGAGAAAGCAAGggatgcctgtgtgtttgtctttgacaatcgcgaggatatggaaacgttcttattaaaatgtgttgatgaacAGGGGCTGAAAGTCAATACCATGTTTCTGggagttatttaatttataataatttatttactctacattgttgaatattattgttttgtgaaataaatataacaatacccaGTTAAACAAGGGATGtctttttattgatctttatgcatccgtaggacttggacacatttttatatatatttgtgttgatggaaaaaggcccaaaagtcaatgccatgttaatctatcaaagcaaccaatgacttaagcctatgtatgtgtagcttagtctatatagagaaccgtcaatcctatcatgcaaatgtagttgctcttttttgcgaggtgatacatttttttttccatgcacatataaaaaatattagtgtgtagatcctaattgttcttgtatataattaaaaggaaaatacaaatacttaaaaccaaatgaagtatataaatttgccaatttcaggaacattttttttatttaaaatgaaagaaatatgaaaaataaacccatttaaaaaaaaagagagaggaggaTTCCAGTTATTGCATAACACCCATATTTATCCTTAAAATAGTGATATGATCACTAACATTCCTACCTTATAagtgaaacatatttttagagaattagataaataaaaatgccttaaacaaAATTGTCTACTTAACTTTGAAATTGTCTAAGGTAAGTTACAATCgatcataaaatatgtgaatttgtcattACATAATCGAACAGCGGaaggtataaatattttattaatttacctaagtataatcaaccaatgcatgcgttttaccggctgtttggatgaatttacttccatacattagagatgtggcctaggtttaatttgtactatttaaatttatttaatgcaagttatttaacctgtattagtaaaacgaaagataacattatttaatttgatccccGAAACAATATACTTCCGCCATATTGATTCAATTTTGTTTACGTCTTAAAATTGTACcttgacaaaatgttaataaaaaaaaaaaaaaaaaaaacatacttcccccatttttgcacatgcacacaacaCATGGGTGTTCACCTGGCATCACCCGATGACGTATTTTTACGTATGGCATAGGCGTGGCGTCTGATgtcacacttggatgtgggcggggttggatgtccaccgcaagctgcagcgagacgctcctcagttaccggagccgtcgacagctgtgtttattgcatggacggagcagaaatgtaagtgtctaaatcatacgcacagatccattgaatgataaatgtttttaaacaatgcggatgaaccgaatatactaaggaaacttttaaaattaaccacagcattaacaacgaccttgaaataagagcgcgagatttatctgataatatgcatgaaagtagcgtttgtttcattagcaaacagacatctggcgcgttttctctcagaatcattcgctgatggagaggaaaagttaaatagagatgaagacgttttcacactgaaagagaagcgatctcgctctcatagacgtgccaggctatatctgcagctaaactgaataaaagcagaatgaactgatgaaactaaaaaaaaaacacaaacaatttatgaatgatgcagtgctaattgacatttattacagtacagaaactataaagtatattttctaccttattctgtgcagaaaatttaaataattgctaattaaatgtagcctagtatataaaacaatcataaaattgccgttaggaaaaaaatatcaattacaaatgattgattattgtccagcagtgtatttgatttattacagctaattaaaagtaattaaaaaagataattccttgtaaaaaaatatatataataataataataataattattattattattatataggctacatacataaaattattgtatttgacatttctgtcacttctgaaattatggctacgcccctggtgtgacaaaatgttagcttatacataatactctataagctcttttttaaaaacttggcttacatacatttttacgtatgccatgtcgcatcattaaactagcatttaacaatggacaaattttttttttctaacctatggtgcTCTaaacataaatgctactgtaatttgccccctgactaagcatttaaagaatttagtaaaagcatttaaataatcccgtgaatgcacttaaagaatgcagaatcgaatcgttataatcgaatcgaatcgaatcgttctaaatttgcaaaaatcattcttgaatcgaatcgaaaacctatgtatcgtaatcgaatcgaatcgctgccttgccaaagattcacacccctactatttatactacaaaacgTCACCGAATAGTGTACAAGCACACGATTTGGGACGCACTGATGGTGTATAAGTGCATAGTGAATAGTGTGTCATTTGTTATGCAGTTCTTCTTTTTAAACCCCACTGACGGCTTTAATGAAGCACTAATATGTACAACGGTGCCCAGAAGTCCACATCGAAAATCTGGGATTTATAAAACAACAAGCAAagcataaaaaacaaaagatCAGATTTCTCACTACTTTTGGATACAAATAGATATATTTTACAGGAACAGCATACAGTAGCATGCACATCTTTTAGCCAAGTTTGCATATGCAGTGAGCATCAAACATGAGCAGACTCCTAAAGGCTTTTACTCTTTCATTTTACTTGTTGCAGTCAAGTGATTTTCAGCAATCTGTCTTTAATCTCTCATCAGCAGAGTAACTTTTAGGAGGCCCCTCATATGATTTCAGCTTCCTCCTTGATAGATTCCTTCCCTTGACCTTTCACCTGTCCTGAAATCTTGTCCTAACCCTCTCCCTTTTAGCCTTCATCAGCCCTTTCTCCTATCCTCTTACAAAGCATACACTATTTACATAAAACACGTGCATGCCAATGATTTTACTGCTGATTCAATAATAATGCAATGCCATGCCATGGATACCTGGGTGCTGGGGAAGTTCATTTCCCCGCTAAAATTGCCATTTATATCTACACACTTGTATTGGcttgatctgtgatttataatcAAGTAATTCTAACACTCTTAAATGGAGTCTTCAGtggctatatacatatatatatgtgtgtgtgtgtgtgtgtgcgtgtgtgtaaaaatgtatattttaacattaaaatatttttgaatgttttttttaaatggatagtgcacacaaaaatgaaaattttgtcaagtTACTCATCATTCTAAAGACAAAAAACATgagacatcacttgctcaccagtggacgctctgcagtgaatgggtgccgtcagaatcaagagtccaaacagctgataaaaacatcacaataatccacaccactccagtccatcagttaatatctagtgaagtgaaaagttgtgaGTCTGTAAGAAACATCAAGATGTAATGAACTTCAAACTGTTACTTCTggctaaaacaaataatattgccTTCCCCAGTGAAAGATTATTCTTgtatgaatcaggagagaaatatgtacaTGTAACATAACATCATACAATATAAATAAGCACCATTCAGAAGCGAAAAGAGTCCAAAACTGGATTTTGATATAACTTTTGCATTGGACATTAATATGGTGTTATAATGGACTCGTAGTTTGGCCAGAAGCAACCATATACGTAAAGTTACgaagtcttaatgatggattgtttcatacaaacatacaggttttcacttcacaagatgttaactgatggactggagtgatgtggatgattgtgatgtttttatcagctgtttgtactctcattctgacggcacccattcactgcagagcatccactggtgaacaagtgatgtagttgttctgatggagaaacaaactcatccacatcttggaCGGCCTGAGGATgtgtacattttcagttttgggtgaatgaTTCCTTTAAATACATTAAGCACATTTGCAACAGAAAATAATTAGATAAAAATGTGTACAGAGTATAAACCCAAGAACAAATATGGTAAGACTGACAGTAGAATATTTGCAGGAGTAGCCTTGATATTTTCACTGATAGTTCTGATAAACAACAATTATTCAAACCCTACATCTGCAAATTATTAGCAAATCCAAAGCATTGCATTTGTCAGCAACAGTTAAATTCataaagacaaatattttatttaaaaaaaaaacatatgttcaAGAAAGGGATGAGTGCATATTTACACTGCTGTCTCCCTGACTACTCTCCAGTGAACTGACATTAATGCTGCAGTGCTCTGTTAGCAGTGCTTTGCATAGCCCAGCGCCCTTTAATGAGAAGAGGAAGATTCTGCAGGTCTACAGTGTCGGCCCTTGGCATCGAGCACAGTGTAATGGTGCATTCCCACAATGTGCGATTTCGGATATCATGGTTTGCTGGGAGAGCGTGGAGTAAATGCTCCAGAGGCCTCAAGCATGGTCTTCCTGCGTGCCGTCTCTTTAGCAACATTATGGTTCAGCCTTCGCAAACGCTCCTGCAACATAAagatggagaagaggaagagagcaAGCAGACTGATGTTTTATATTCAAAGTCTCAGTCTCTTACCTGTGCATTCTGGAGTATGTTGTTGACAAGCACCACTCTTCGTCTGGCATTAAGGAGTTTTTTCACATATGGATCTAAATCTAGTGCCACCTTCTGGTGTTCGTTGATCCTACACAGCTCTGCAGAAGAAAGGCTCACATGAGATCACATAATATTCATGAATTCTGCAgaaattatacattttgtaatGTGGATGGATTATTAAATACTAATACTGTAAACAGACATACAGCCACATTTTATCTTCTTATATTATATGACAAAAGAATTTCTAGTCCTAACACGTCACTTTCTAGGATGACAATATGTTTGATTTTTCATGCTTTGACAGTTCTCTATAGATCCCACCTTCTCGCACACAGTGATTGGTCGATCATGTACAATGCCTGCacgctattggtcaaactactctTCATTCATTACCTTTTGCAAGTATCAAAACAATTGGAAACGTATAAATCCTAgccagaaaaagaaaagaggacaTGACCCTATTCAattaatttgttttgtgtgtgtatatatatatatatatatatatatatatatatatatatatatatatatctcgggggtatatttttagcaataaccaaaattatcgatttttcttttatgccaaaaattcttaggatattaagtaaagattacctaccgcaaatatatcaaaacttaatttttgaatagtaatatgcattgccaagaattaatttggacaaattcaaaggtgattttctcaatatttagatttttttgcaccctcagattacagattttcaaatagttgtatctcagacaaatactgTCCTCCTAACaagccatacatcaatggaatgaTAACTAAATCTCAATAAAtaaactgacacttaagactggttttgtggtccagggtcacagacataatatacataaatgtacacatatacacacatacacatatgatTGTGTTTCCGATATTATTATTATGGCATGTCATTTCCCAATTTAGCAGACATCAACAAATATTCCATGTCACAAATATTTACAGAATATACATGTgtctgtcagatttttttttacaattaaaggtttaatttTTACATGTGATAGCTCACACACTGAATATAATATTAGAAGTTGTGAATGTTATAATAATTTCACACAAAATATCTGAGCAATTAGAGACACAGGTGCCACAGCACGTGCAATCTGCTAAACTGAAAAGAAATTCAATCCTACCgttatgagaaaaataaaaacttaccaGATGCCAAATTATCAATGTGTTCCCTGAGTTCCACTTGGCTTTCTCTGTGAAgatacatttacagtatataaatgatGTAGCTGTATATACTCATGCACGCTTAGAAATCCATGACTATGAATCATATCTCAAACATCGTGCGATACTGCGAgaatgtaataaataaacaaaatgaactgCACTTGTTTTAATGGTAACGTTACAGCATCCCAGAGTCACGAGACCCGTCATGTTGACAGGCATTAGCATATTAGCACACAGAACTAATCGTTTTGAATTAAACATTTATCGGGTCTAAAAAACACTCGTATGTTTCCCAGAATGCACTACCTGACTGAGTGCACATGTGTGTCGAGCTGCTGTACAGCGGGACTCAGGAGATCCAGCAAACCCTCGGCGAGAGCATCTCTCCCTGAAGGGGTCTCCTCCACTGCTAGCGCGGCCATCTTCATACTGAGCGCTGATTGGACGGCGCTgctcagggttgccaggttttcaaaacaaaactacTTCGATCCACCGATCTATAGCTATTATCGATCAGTGGCCAAATCGATTTTGGAGTGGGGTACCACAGTAAAAAGTGTGTTCCGGAGATAAAATGCACGTTATTTTTATACAAAGCTATATATCATGTGTCGATTAACCCGCggaaacagtgttaaagtagaaAATCGGGAaaaccgcggacttggcaacactgcgtCTTTAGCGAAAGTACAGAGCCCGTCTtcctattagacattctctggaaAGTACAAGAGCGGTGcgatgatttttaaatcaatgtatCTCCAAATTTATGGATATGGCTGTGTTCAAATACAATAGTAGACTAATGCTAGCGTATTGCTTACTACACACGACGCAGAATGTGAAAGTAGCACATGAACAGTAATGGTGAACAGTAAACATAAAGCACACTGCAGAAATAGTGTGCAACTATTCATTTCAAGCAGTGTACTCaaacaatttagaaaaaaaaaccgcaaaagcagttcagtcagtgtactgtttgagtgcatgaattactccgggatattggtttgttttaactcagagggagtgtcagccacattaaacaagttaacagcttaattcatttgtggattaatgcgtattggagacaaaaaagtaaaacagctttcgattacaatatatttattattattattttatcccagAATTAGTAATAATTtatgctaaaatgcttttttgactGTCAGTTAATCTAAGTACTACACTATATATCGTGCCTAAACATGTCATCAAtaatataatgtacaaatataacaaaatattaaagttttttttttccttttttttttttttttgctttatctggAATCTCAAATGCTGAATGTTGGTCAAGTGTTTACTATAAGGAAAAACCTTTAAGCATTCATTGGAAATAGACCAATTTCACATCTGTGTTCTTATTGCTCTTAGTGAGAGTTTACTACATGAGTATTGTTCAACACAGTCAATGACCATGTATTGTGCAAATCATTCAAAGGTCAGAAAGCTACATGTACTTGTTTATATAGAGAACACTTACAATCTTTAAAATCTTTCCCcttcatttacattttctaaacctCTTTTATATCACTCATCTACCTTTCTTCTAGTTCTGTATATTATTAGAGAAAttgatgttttgatgaaatggatgtttaagcacttgtgttcttaaatggatttttaaaaccTGTTTTCTTTGTATTCTCAAACCAATGTTAAAGCTTGTACAACATTACTTGAATTTTTGaatatttcaataaattttttacatttttgagcagACCAGTTACAAGTTTATTTATTATGAGCTGATTTGAGTTTTCTTGAACTGATAATGTAACATAGtaagttgttttaactcagagcatcaagttgaaacaacaaatgaccattagtttaataaattgtaaaaagagtatctgtaagttgagttaactcacatttttaaggcagcaggtgaactttcgtttataagtttaaccaacgtgaaatgttttacagtgaatgtaaaaaatgttgattaaaataaatggataataaaaattaaaagaataaaaataaataaacacagcacatttgtaaataaaaataaacgtggTAATGTAATATAAAGTTATGAAGTTCATTTTTCACAGCATGGATTTAGGATTTtatacatgaaaatgtaaaaagtggCTGTCTTCTATTTCAGAATAAGGATTATTGCATTGAGATGATCATTTGAGGGTCTGTGGCATGTTAACTTTTGCGGTCATTCTACAGCAGTggtcaccaatctcggtcctggagggccgctgtcctgcagagtttagctccaaccagctccaacacacctgtttgaAAGTCAGTTTGCCTAGTGagatcttgattagctggttcaggtgtgtttaattggggttggagctaaacgctgcaggacagcggccctccaggaccgagattggtgaccCCTGTTCTACAGAAATGTCAATTTTTGGTATGGACaagatgtcttaaaatgtatGTCTTTTTCTAGGATTTAAACTTAGGCCACGTTATTAGATTACCTTTATGAATAggttataaataaatgacagcttaataatttgtttatctttttttgtgcatttatttaccCATGAGGAAGTTAACAACAGTgacaattttcatgaaaaatgcatttgtgtcATTCTGTGTCAGCTCAACCAGAGGTCCCCGGCTCAAGCTGAACGATGTCCCTTGAAAATACAGACTTCAAAAGAAAGGTTTATTAACAACTAGAATCTAAAAGCATATTGCAATATTTTTAATACTTCTTGAGTTACAGGAAGGAAAACCttgggaaaataatatatatgataCTCTGACAGACCTATGTTCAGTGCATGTTGTTCTGACAAAAGGACCCATtggtttttgaccactgaaaatatgtacgatttaatgatttaattactCCTGTAGCCATATTGAACTTCCAATATTTCTGGAACCGAACAAAATAGGGCCTTAAAAATGAAGACGTCCAAAGTAAAGTTTGTTAAGACCCAATATTTAAAAGGGCATTGAGATATCTTTAATATTTTTTGAGCTACAGGCCTGCAAACTTTGGCGAAAACGCTTTAAAAGTGCGCTTTCCTGATTTTTGAATCGTCACCATTGGCACATAATGCAGAAAGATTGCTAAAGTCGACAGATTT encodes:
- the LOC132144788 gene encoding SNARE-associated protein Snapin-like, yielding MKMAALAVEETPSGRDALAEGLLDLLSPAVQQLDTHVHSVRESQVELREHIDNLASELCRINEHQKVALDLDPYVKKLLNARRRVVLVNNILQNAQERLRRLNHNVAKETARRKTMLEASGAFTPRSPSKP